CGCTGGCCGCCGGCGTGCAGCCCGGCTCGGCGCTGCTTGGCGGCCACGCCCGGTACTTCGAGCACGAGGAGGCCCTGCGCCAGGCGTTCCCGGACCTCCAGGACCGCGCCGGGGCGGGGGCGGCGATGTCCGCCGCGATCCTGCCCCTGACGGTCGAGCACCGCACGCTGGGCAGCCTGGTCGTGCAATTCCGCGAGCCGCGCCCCGTCACGCCGGATGAACGCCGGTACCTGGAGACCCTGGCATCCCTGGGCGCCCTCGCCCTGGACCGCAGCCACGCCATCCGTGGCCTGGAGCGCCGGAGTGCCGCCCTGAACGCGTTCCTGACCTTCAGTGAGATGGCGGCGGTGACCACGGACCTGCAGCAGCTGGTGGCGGGGGCCCAGGATGTGCTGTTGGCCAGTCTGCCGGACGCGCAGGGCGTGTATTTCGGGTGGCACGGCGACCGCTGGCGGCCCGTGGTCGAGACGGCCGGCCTGCCCGACACGCTGCGTGCCCTGCTCGCGCCGGGGCTGCCGGCGGACGTGCCCCAGATGTCCGACGCGGTGCGCCGTCAGGACACCCTTTTCGTGGAAGAGCGTCAGACCCGGCCGCTCGGGTTTCCACTGACCGACGCCTTCGGCGCCCTGGCCGTGACGCCGGTGATCCAGCACGGCGTGCCGACCGGCCTGTTCGTCATCGGGATCGGGGCCGAGCGGTTCACGCCCGAGCAGCGGGAGTACTACCGCGCCGTCGCCGGCAGCCTGACCAGCGCCATGAACCGCGCCCAGACGCGGCAGGCCGGGGAGCGTCAGGCGGCCCTTGACGCCTTCGTGGTGCTGACCGAGGCCATCGGCACCGAGACCGATCCGGTGCGGCTGGCCCGGCGTGCCCGAGACCTGTTCCTGGCCTTCTTGCCCGGCGCGTCCGTCGGCTACTACGGCGTGGACGGTGAGCTGTGGCGGGCCACGGTGGCGCACGTGCCCTACCCACACCTGAGTGACCTGCTGGTCGCCGGCCTCCCCACCTCCACCCCGGCCTTCGCGGCGGCGGTCGCGGCCGGCGGCCCCATCTTCATTGACGGCTGGGACGCGGCCGAGCAGCGCTTCGAGCGCACCGAGCCCTATGGGGTGGCGGCGTTCTGTCCGTATTTCGCCGGCGGCGTGCCGGTGGGCATGTTCGTGGTGGGGCTTGAACACACGCGCACGTGGGCCGAGCCGGAGCGCGCCGTCTTCCGGGCGGTGGCCCGCAGCCTGGGACTGGCCCTGGAGTGGTCGCGGCAGGCCCAGCAGCTGCGGCAGCAGAACGAGGCGCTCGAGGCCTTCGCGGCCTTCACCGAGACCTCGGCGGACACCGTCGACGTCGCCACCCTGATCCAGCGGGCCGGCGAGGTGCTCACCGCCACCCTGGGCGACATCAGCGTGGCGCACTACGACCTCGCCGATGGCCGCTGGTGGGCCCGGGCGTGGTACGGCGACATTCCCGCCGACCATCTGGCCGGCATGCAGCGGGGCTTCCCGGCCGACACCCCGCGCTTCGTGCGGGCCGTCCAGGGCCGCCGGCCCCTGTTCGTGTCGGACTGGCAGCCCGAGCACGAGGGGCTGCCCACCAGTGCGGGGTACCGTGCGGTGGTGTCGTACCCGTACTTCGACGGCCAGCGGCCGGTCAGTCTGCTGTCGGTCGGCATGAAGCACCGCACCGTCTGGAGTGCCCGTGAGGAGACCGTCGTGCGGGCGGTGGGCCGCAGCCTGGGCCTCGCGCTGGAACGGGCCCGCTCCACCCAGCAGCTGGAGTCCGAGAGCGCTGGCCTGATGGCGTTCGTGGCCTTCGCCGAGGCGGTCGGCACGCACCTCGACGTCCCGACCGTGGCGCGCCAGGCCATGCAGGTCGTGCGTGCCCATCTGGGCGAGGTCAGTGTCGCGTACTACGAGCCGTCCGGGGGCATGTGGCGCGCCACGCTGTGGTCGGAGGATCTCCAGCCGGAGGTGGCCGCGCAGATCAGCGCCGGCGTGCCCGGCGACGCCCCGGATTTCGAGCGGGCCACCCGCGCGCTGGACGGGCTGTTCATCGACGCGTGGGACGCCGGGATGAACTCCGTGGACAGCACCAAGGAATACCGCGCCGTGGCCTTCTTTCCGCTGCACGTGGGCGGGGAGGTGCACGGCCTGCTGGTGGCGGGCACCCTGGAGAACCGGG
The Deinococcus sp. AB2017081 genome window above contains:
- a CDS encoding GAF domain-containing protein; translation: MSPAPGRAPTLADRLQRVTGQLATTHDRHAICRALLAPAMEAVDAAAGAVLIVSDSGDDLTLEAVHGHAGGAPILWPGGPLAAGVQPGSALLGGHARYFEHEEALRQAFPDLQDRAGAGAAMSAAILPLTVEHRTLGSLVVQFREPRPVTPDERRYLETLASLGALALDRSHAIRGLERRSAALNAFLTFSEMAAVTTDLQQLVAGAQDVLLASLPDAQGVYFGWHGDRWRPVVETAGLPDTLRALLAPGLPADVPQMSDAVRRQDTLFVEERQTRPLGFPLTDAFGALAVTPVIQHGVPTGLFVIGIGAERFTPEQREYYRAVAGSLTSAMNRAQTRQAGERQAALDAFVVLTEAIGTETDPVRLARRARDLFLAFLPGASVGYYGVDGELWRATVAHVPYPHLSDLLVAGLPTSTPAFAAAVAAGGPIFIDGWDAAEQRFERTEPYGVAAFCPYFAGGVPVGMFVVGLEHTRTWAEPERAVFRAVARSLGLALEWSRQAQQLRQQNEALEAFAAFTETSADTVDVATLIQRAGEVLTATLGDISVAHYDLADGRWWARAWYGDIPADHLAGMQRGFPADTPRFVRAVQGRRPLFVSDWQPEHEGLPTSAGYRAVVSYPYFDGQRPVSLLSVGMKHRTVWSAREETVVRAVGRSLGLALERARSTQQLESESAGLMAFVAFAEAVGTHLDVPTVARQAMQVVRAHLGEVSVAYYEPSGGMWRATLWSEDLQPEVAAQISAGVPGDAPDFERATRALDGLFIDAWDAGMNSVDSTKEYRAVAFFPLHVGGEVHGLLVAGTLENRAWTERERSVFRAVGRSLGLALERGAHVRELQRQRDALDVQTAALSAANEELEAFTYSASHDLRTPIRHVMGFADMARRALEHGQPDKVVRHLDIVRQGATRMETLIDGMLTLSRAGRQDFRPQKLSLEPLVTQAMRDAELDFPDVPVQWHLEHIGSVWGDPVLLQQVITTLVSNAVKFSSTRETADIRITLEDRGREWAFSVQDHGVGFDPLYAGKLFGIFQRLHPQDVFPGAGVGLATVRRIVLKHGGRVFAEGVEQRGATFGFTLPMPA